In Mongoliitalea daihaiensis, one DNA window encodes the following:
- a CDS encoding vWA domain-containing protein — protein sequence MNATNVADFFQTFWFMPDTFRGFEWENLWALHLLWAVPLLLLLRKFIKFLKNPVLELSLPGSVSQNNPWTYLRLIPGIFFLMGLWLIIVALARPQKTNERVEQYTEGIDIMLVLDISESMDLQDFRPNRLEAAKETAIDFINGRFGDRIGMVIFSGEAYSLAPLTTDYKLLTDLIKDISFNMMDAKGTAIGSALAAGTNRMRETESTSKVMILLSDGENNAGNVDPVFAAQLAAALDIRIYTIAVGKDGMVPYGVDFFGRPNMIESYLDETTLRDIARIGGGEFFRASDGDALEQIFDRIDSLEKAEIIESRYKETVDYYRVYLFWGIVLFLIWLGLKSTFVNNFLLD from the coding sequence ATGAACGCAACTAATGTAGCTGACTTTTTTCAGACATTTTGGTTTATGCCCGATACCTTTCGGGGGTTTGAATGGGAAAATCTTTGGGCGCTTCATTTATTATGGGCAGTACCCTTATTGCTTTTGCTTCGTAAGTTTATTAAATTCTTAAAAAATCCTGTATTAGAGCTCTCTTTACCGGGTTCAGTCTCCCAAAATAACCCTTGGACCTATCTACGCCTGATTCCTGGAATATTCTTCCTAATGGGGCTATGGTTAATCATAGTAGCATTGGCTCGCCCTCAAAAGACCAATGAACGGGTAGAGCAATATACAGAGGGTATCGATATTATGCTTGTATTGGATATTTCAGAGTCCATGGATTTACAGGATTTTAGACCCAATCGGTTAGAAGCAGCTAAAGAGACTGCGATTGATTTTATCAACGGTAGATTCGGAGATAGAATCGGTATGGTGATTTTTTCTGGAGAAGCTTATTCGCTTGCTCCATTAACCACCGATTACAAACTATTAACTGACCTTATCAAAGATATATCTTTCAACATGATGGATGCAAAGGGCACAGCTATTGGGTCAGCTTTAGCAGCAGGTACTAACCGTATGCGGGAAACAGAGTCTACTTCTAAAGTCATGATTTTATTATCCGATGGTGAAAATAACGCCGGAAATGTAGACCCTGTGTTCGCCGCACAACTCGCAGCTGCACTCGATATCAGGATCTACACTATTGCTGTTGGAAAAGACGGAATGGTTCCTTACGGCGTAGATTTTTTTGGAAGACCTAATATGATTGAAAGCTACTTGGATGAAACTACGCTTCGTGATATCGCAAGAATCGGGGGCGGTGAGTTTTTCCGTGCATCTGATGGGGATGCCTTGGAGCAGATTTTCGATAGAATCGATAGCTTGGAAAAAGCAGAAATTATCGAATCCCGATACAAAGAAACTGTCGATTATTACAGGGTTTACCTGTTTTGGGGAATTGTATTGTTTTTGATCTGGTTAGGATTAAAAAGTACATTTGTCAATAATTTTCTACTGGATTAA
- a CDS encoding DUF58 domain-containing protein, with the protein MNQLLKKLRRYEIMLRKIANNHLQGDYQSVFKGSGLEFDDLRPYQYGDDVRTIEWKVSAKGHGTFVKTFKEDKDQSVYFLLDISGSQDIGDPSRKKIDAGKEIAGVLTLAAIVEGSQVGLISYSDTKEKVILPGKGPKQGVKIIQGIFKHENKSLKTNLAEMFMFALNLIKKRSIIIVISDFIDEGYERPFRAMAEKHDLIAIQVTDPREAQLPSLGIIPIYDKEEGRVTWVNTAFGSVSKKIANAFTNERENLQELCKKNQINYLEVNTKEDIVLPLMELFKKRNRTMKRG; encoded by the coding sequence ATGAACCAACTACTGAAAAAACTTCGCAGGTACGAAATCATGCTTCGAAAGATAGCCAATAATCACCTCCAAGGGGATTATCAGTCTGTATTCAAGGGATCGGGGCTAGAATTTGACGATTTACGCCCTTATCAATATGGGGATGATGTGCGAACGATTGAATGGAAGGTTTCTGCAAAAGGGCATGGTACATTTGTCAAAACATTCAAGGAAGACAAAGACCAATCGGTTTATTTCTTACTAGACATCTCCGGTTCCCAAGATATTGGCGACCCAAGTAGAAAAAAAATAGATGCTGGAAAAGAAATTGCAGGGGTATTGACATTAGCTGCTATTGTAGAAGGCTCACAAGTAGGACTGATATCCTATTCAGACACCAAAGAAAAGGTGATTTTACCAGGTAAAGGTCCCAAACAAGGTGTCAAGATCATTCAAGGCATTTTCAAACATGAAAATAAATCTCTCAAAACCAATCTTGCAGAGATGTTTATGTTTGCTTTGAATCTGATCAAAAAACGCAGCATCATTATTGTAATATCTGATTTTATTGATGAAGGATATGAGAGACCTTTTCGAGCAATGGCAGAAAAGCATGATCTGATTGCTATTCAGGTAACTGACCCAAGGGAAGCTCAACTCCCTTCTTTAGGAATCATCCCCATTTATGATAAAGAAGAGGGGAGAGTCACATGGGTCAATACAGCATTTGGTTCTGTATCCAAGAAAATAGCCAATGCATTTACCAATGAGCGGGAAAATCTGCAAGAACTCTGCAAAAAAAATCAAATCAACTATTTGGAGGTTAACACCAAAGAGGATATTGTGCTTCCTTTGATGGAACTCTTCAAAAAGCGTAACCGTACGATGAAACGTGGCTAA
- a CDS encoding helix-turn-helix domain-containing protein, with product MIKTIAPLSKTLSKYIAYYYIFINEEPTMLSYVAFPHVNTCISLFKGVEIQREDLSLRMFSNEDFKDKVSIEITGKYTQPFFVNYLGDFDEIAIIFKPLGVNYFLKDDLIEHAPAFSQALPLPHWHALAEKLFLETNLNNRIELLESFLLDNFSTIDDAIIRKAMLLLEDFEKDYSVQEVADLCGLTIKSLQRNFKKLLTCTPSEYKRILKFRHSLGKDALQGEIKKLTEIALESNYYDQSYFIREYKKLTGKSPKAFFTRISKLEGDKIIWEVK from the coding sequence ATGATTAAGACCATCGCGCCATTATCGAAAACTTTGAGCAAATACATCGCGTATTATTACATTTTTATCAATGAAGAGCCAACTATGCTGAGTTATGTGGCCTTCCCCCATGTAAATACATGCATATCGTTGTTTAAAGGCGTTGAGATACAAAGGGAGGACCTTTCCCTTCGAATGTTTTCAAATGAAGATTTTAAAGATAAAGTTTCTATTGAAATTACGGGTAAATATACCCAGCCCTTTTTTGTGAATTATCTAGGAGATTTCGACGAAATAGCCATTATTTTCAAACCACTTGGTGTGAATTATTTTCTGAAAGATGATTTAATAGAACATGCGCCTGCTTTTTCTCAGGCACTTCCATTGCCTCATTGGCATGCTCTTGCGGAAAAATTGTTTTTGGAGACTAACCTAAACAACAGGATTGAGCTTTTAGAATCATTTCTGCTCGATAATTTTTCAACAATAGATGATGCCATTATACGGAAAGCCATGCTTCTTTTGGAGGATTTTGAAAAAGATTATTCGGTACAAGAGGTTGCGGATTTATGTGGTCTGACGATAAAATCCTTGCAAAGGAATTTTAAAAAACTACTTACCTGTACCCCCTCAGAATACAAAAGAATTTTAAAATTTCGCCATTCTCTTGGTAAAGATGCATTGCAGGGGGAAATCAAAAAACTTACTGAAATAGCTTTGGAAAGTAACTATTATGATCAATCATATTTTATACGTGAGTATAAAAAACTAACAGGTAAAAGTCCAAAAGCATTTTTTACGCGCATCAGTAAATTAGAGGGGGATAAAATAATTTGGGAAGTCAAATAG
- a CDS encoding TraB/GumN family protein encodes MKKYVFIIASIFFIFNVQAQESTLLWKVSGNGLESPSYLFGTMHILCDQSIVEKASFQEALSQSKLLVMELNPTNPALLQEMQQLAVNPGFENIYTDLPEEDFKLLDTYLSSKFGAGLAQMGVLKPFTLTSMVTMGFLECDEPFSLETHLAGFATERQMPVIDLETAAFQVGIFDNIPVDFQIQEIIRSLKDDTGKKELDQMMEIYVSGDLERLYGFMKTSDLMNHYQAEILDNRNKAWVPTLEELFKKGTSFVAVGAGHLPGKLGVIALLQQKGYSVEAVAL; translated from the coding sequence ATGAAAAAGTACGTATTCATCATCGCAAGCATTTTCTTTATTTTCAATGTCCAAGCACAAGAAAGCACCTTATTATGGAAGGTGAGTGGGAATGGTCTAGAGTCACCTTCCTACCTATTTGGCACCATGCACATCTTATGTGATCAAAGTATTGTGGAAAAGGCCAGTTTCCAAGAAGCACTGTCCCAAAGCAAACTTTTGGTAATGGAGTTAAATCCTACTAATCCGGCACTTCTACAGGAAATGCAGCAATTAGCTGTTAACCCTGGATTTGAAAATATCTACACAGATCTACCGGAGGAGGATTTTAAATTATTGGATACGTATCTCTCCAGCAAGTTTGGGGCAGGTTTAGCTCAAATGGGAGTGCTTAAGCCCTTTACCTTGACTTCTATGGTGACAATGGGTTTCTTGGAATGTGATGAGCCATTTAGTCTGGAAACTCATTTGGCAGGTTTTGCAACGGAAAGGCAAATGCCTGTAATTGATTTGGAGACAGCTGCCTTTCAGGTGGGAATCTTTGATAATATACCCGTAGATTTTCAAATTCAAGAAATCATCCGATCATTGAAAGATGATACAGGAAAGAAAGAATTAGACCAAATGATGGAGATTTATGTATCGGGAGATCTTGAGCGGTTATATGGCTTTATGAAAACAAGTGATTTGATGAATCACTATCAAGCAGAGATTCTAGATAACCGAAATAAGGCATGGGTACCAACTTTAGAGGAATTGTTTAAGAAAGGTACTTCGTTTGTGGCAGTGGGTGCTGGACATTTGCCGGGTAAACTAGGAGTGATCGCTTTGTTGCAACAAAAAGGATATTCGGTAGAAGCGGTTGCTTTGTAG
- a CDS encoding RNA polymerase sigma factor codes for MDEKEFLQLINTHQGTIFHLLRLYVSDATDRDDLKQEIVLQAWKSRDKFRQDSSFNTWLYKLSLYTILTSKRKQQKISQVNLEEAEGLAYADKPDQEQVELLYRCISVLDDLNKTIITMHLDGFSNAEIAVFMGVTVNNLTVKLHRIKEKITNYLKAAAHGD; via the coding sequence ATGGATGAAAAAGAATTTCTACAACTCATCAATACGCATCAGGGAACAATCTTTCACCTGCTGAGACTTTATGTTTCTGATGCTACTGATAGGGATGATCTCAAGCAAGAGATTGTTCTTCAGGCTTGGAAAAGTAGAGATAAGTTCCGGCAGGACTCCTCATTCAATACCTGGTTGTACAAACTTTCCCTTTACACTATCCTTACATCGAAGCGTAAGCAGCAAAAAATAAGTCAAGTAAATCTGGAAGAAGCCGAAGGTCTTGCCTATGCTGATAAACCTGATCAAGAACAGGTAGAATTACTTTATCGGTGTATCTCAGTTTTGGATGACCTAAATAAAACCATCATTACCATGCATTTGGATGGGTTTTCGAATGCGGAGATAGCAGTATTTATGGGGGTTACTGTCAATAATTTGACTGTAAAACTTCACAGAATCAAGGAAAAAATAACCAACTATTTAAAAGCGGCAGCCCATGGAGATTGA
- a CDS encoding ABC transporter ATP-binding protein: MKLEINNLNKQYGNGVHALKDVSLTIGKGMFGLLGPNGAGKSSLMRTLATLQDADSGDVRLGDIDVLNEKDKVRQVLGYLPQEFGVYPRSSAVELLDHLALLKGVKNTSERKELVNYLLQKVNLFEHRKKAVKSFSGGMRQRFGIAQCLIGNPKLIIVDEPTAGLDPGERNRFYNLLSEIGEEAILILSTHIVQDVRELCTQMAIMNKGEVLYHGGVDEALELIEGKVFEKSIEKGMLPEYRENYAVISDKLVGGKPLIHVFAEEEPANDFVRAEANLEDVFFAKINQLV, encoded by the coding sequence ATGAAGTTGGAAATCAATAACCTCAACAAACAATATGGCAACGGGGTACATGCCCTGAAGGATGTTAGCCTCACCATAGGCAAAGGAATGTTTGGACTCCTTGGGCCTAATGGTGCCGGGAAATCCTCCTTGATGCGTACACTTGCTACCTTGCAAGATGCAGATAGTGGAGATGTTCGCTTAGGTGATATCGATGTTTTAAATGAGAAAGATAAAGTTCGGCAAGTATTGGGCTATCTCCCTCAGGAATTTGGGGTGTATCCTCGTAGTTCAGCAGTAGAATTGTTAGATCATTTGGCACTATTGAAAGGGGTGAAAAATACCAGCGAAAGAAAAGAGTTGGTAAACTACCTTTTGCAGAAAGTAAATCTTTTCGAACACAGAAAAAAAGCTGTGAAATCATTTTCGGGTGGTATGCGGCAGCGCTTTGGGATTGCCCAATGTTTGATAGGGAATCCCAAATTGATCATTGTAGATGAACCAACAGCAGGCTTAGATCCTGGGGAACGTAATAGATTTTACAACCTCTTGAGCGAAATAGGCGAGGAAGCCATTTTGATACTTTCTACACATATTGTACAAGATGTTCGGGAACTCTGTACACAAATGGCAATCATGAATAAAGGAGAGGTCCTCTATCATGGTGGGGTAGATGAAGCTTTGGAGTTGATTGAAGGAAAGGTGTTTGAAAAAAGTATAGAAAAGGGGATGCTGCCCGAATACAGAGAAAACTACGCAGTAATCTCAGATAAATTGGTGGGAGGTAAACCATTGATTCACGTGTTTGCGGAAGAAGAGCCAGCCAATGATTTTGTGCGAGCTGAGGCAAACTTGGAAGATGTATTTTTTGCTAAAATCAATCAACTCGTATAA
- a CDS encoding M1 family aminopeptidase produces the protein MFVFLKKELKTWIKSPMLWIFFLVIGLLVFGAVSSDDIQIGGASTSVKKNAPSVIQQYYGVMSLIALLMTTAFMNATANRDFESGFSGILFSYPIKRSSYFFGKFLGAYLIALIPLLGISVGALIGPHMPWADPNRFGPIYWDGHIQGLLSFGIPNTFIIGVLTFALAVTFRNNMVSYIGAMGLLVLYAVAGNFIADIEKEWLANLLDPFGFQPVSLANKYATVEELNTTAVLLKGDLLINRLVWMGIAAVFLLLLYTRFSFQQKNEKLKKEKRAEKELTETSTLMEKPAVAMDSGDKFSFAVFGRLVMFELKAIIKNQTFLIILIIGIINLITGLTFFTGRYGSSNYPLTYDVIDSISGAFYLFLIGIIIFYSGVLVWRDRDAKLDEIKDATPTATGLFLSSKVLALLISIQLILMTTIVIGMIAQSFYGYFNFELGVYARSLLVNDFLFFTYLTVLAVFFHYLINNRYIAYFVFVVFIIASDYVLELLKIESLMVSYGAVSRGSYSDVNGFGPWAMATAWFQAYWGAFALLLLYVAYLFFMRGKTTAMPGRWKDAQERFAGSKAVFFVFLGAFFAIGANVFYNTQVLNTYETSKVLEDKQVAYEETYKIYEDIPQPKWVSMDYRIELYPQDRDLTFEVIGVMENRTEEAIREIHFTIPDSKNNFQISIEGAAIKMNDGELGYRIYGLEEALEPGERLVMKITGEKRTQGFENRVSNTSILQNGSFFYSSDMVPSFGYQTSYELFDRNKRRKRGLPEKKRMPVLDEKNMEARNFHYIGKDSDWITVRSVIGTSPNQIAVSPGKLVREWEENGRKYFEYEQEAPSVHFTSFLSAAYQVERQRWNDVAIEVYYVPGHEYNIPNFISSMTQSLDYYTTHFGPYEHSQLRIVEFPRYAGFAQSFPGTMPYSERIGFITDLRKVTEDDIDLVFYVTAHETAHQYWAHQVIAANMRGAELLMEAITQYSALMVMEKAYERDKMRKFLKYEMDGYLRGRGSEFVAERPLVETERQGYIHYEKGSVAMYYLKEMIGEDQVNAALRQLIEEFKHRKPPYPTSMDAVRAFRAHTPDSLQYVIDDLFLNITLFSNRVVDATYAQEGEEYIVTFTTESKKFRSDSLGKETAIPLADFIDVGVFGSTENKNLLGEPLVYQRLKVNQEENTFKFRTKEKPHLVGIDPYNYLIDRVPGDNVKKVSLSD, from the coding sequence ATGTTTGTATTCTTAAAAAAAGAACTAAAAACCTGGATCAAGAGTCCTATGTTGTGGATTTTTTTCTTGGTTATTGGACTATTGGTATTTGGCGCGGTCAGCAGTGATGACATTCAAATTGGCGGTGCCAGTACCTCTGTCAAGAAAAATGCCCCATCCGTCATACAGCAATACTATGGAGTCATGTCCTTGATTGCGTTGTTGATGACCACGGCCTTTATGAACGCTACGGCGAATCGGGATTTTGAATCGGGGTTTTCAGGAATTCTGTTTTCTTATCCGATCAAGCGCTCTTCCTATTTCTTTGGTAAGTTTTTAGGTGCCTATTTGATCGCATTGATTCCTTTATTGGGAATTTCGGTCGGAGCTTTGATCGGACCCCATATGCCTTGGGCGGATCCCAACAGGTTTGGACCTATCTATTGGGACGGACATATCCAAGGCTTACTCAGTTTCGGTATTCCCAATACCTTTATCATTGGGGTCTTGACTTTTGCACTTGCAGTTACTTTTCGCAATAATATGGTGTCCTACATTGGTGCCATGGGCCTATTGGTATTGTATGCAGTTGCAGGAAACTTTATTGCGGATATAGAAAAAGAGTGGTTGGCTAATTTATTAGACCCTTTTGGATTTCAGCCTGTGTCATTAGCTAATAAATATGCCACCGTTGAAGAGCTCAACACCACCGCCGTATTGCTAAAAGGAGACTTATTGATCAACAGACTGGTATGGATGGGTATAGCCGCGGTATTTTTGCTGCTTTTGTATACTCGATTTTCATTCCAGCAAAAGAACGAAAAGCTCAAGAAAGAAAAGCGAGCGGAAAAAGAATTGACGGAGACTTCGACTTTGATGGAGAAACCCGCTGTTGCTATGGATAGTGGGGATAAATTTTCGTTTGCAGTGTTTGGAAGACTTGTGATGTTTGAGTTGAAGGCCATTATCAAGAATCAAACATTTTTGATCATCTTGATTATCGGTATTATCAATCTTATTACTGGGTTGACCTTTTTTACGGGTAGGTATGGTAGCAGTAATTATCCACTGACCTATGATGTAATTGATAGTATTTCAGGTGCTTTTTACTTGTTCTTAATCGGTATCATTATATTTTATTCCGGTGTCTTGGTGTGGAGGGATAGGGATGCTAAGCTGGATGAGATCAAAGATGCTACTCCGACCGCTACGGGTTTATTTCTTTCTTCAAAGGTCTTGGCTTTATTGATCAGCATTCAACTGATTTTGATGACGACCATTGTCATTGGTATGATAGCCCAAAGTTTTTACGGATACTTTAACTTCGAATTGGGAGTTTATGCCCGGTCTTTATTGGTGAATGACTTCCTCTTTTTCACTTACTTGACCGTATTAGCCGTCTTCTTCCATTACCTGATCAACAATCGCTACATAGCGTATTTTGTTTTTGTGGTATTTATTATCGCCTCTGATTATGTATTAGAGCTTCTTAAAATAGAATCTTTGATGGTAAGTTACGGTGCTGTCTCTAGGGGTTCTTATTCTGATGTGAATGGCTTTGGTCCTTGGGCGATGGCAACCGCTTGGTTTCAGGCCTACTGGGGGGCTTTTGCATTGCTGTTGCTGTATGTAGCGTATCTCTTTTTTATGAGAGGGAAGACCACCGCAATGCCAGGAAGGTGGAAGGATGCACAGGAGCGATTTGCAGGTTCAAAGGCGGTCTTCTTTGTTTTTCTTGGAGCCTTCTTTGCAATAGGCGCAAATGTGTTTTACAATACGCAGGTGTTAAATACCTATGAGACTAGCAAAGTATTGGAAGATAAACAGGTGGCCTACGAGGAAACCTACAAAATTTACGAGGATATTCCTCAGCCCAAGTGGGTGAGTATGGATTATCGGATTGAGCTGTATCCACAAGATCGAGACCTTACCTTTGAAGTTATTGGAGTCATGGAGAATAGGACTGAGGAAGCTATCCGTGAGATTCATTTCACCATTCCGGATTCTAAAAATAACTTTCAGATCAGTATCGAGGGTGCTGCTATCAAAATGAATGATGGAGAGCTCGGATATAGAATTTATGGGTTGGAGGAAGCCTTAGAGCCGGGAGAGCGGCTAGTCATGAAAATTACTGGAGAAAAGCGTACCCAAGGATTTGAAAACAGGGTATCCAACACCAGTATTTTGCAAAATGGAAGCTTTTTCTATTCCTCCGACATGGTTCCGAGTTTTGGCTACCAGACGAGTTATGAGCTTTTTGATAGAAACAAAAGACGTAAAAGAGGTCTCCCAGAGAAAAAGCGTATGCCCGTATTGGATGAGAAAAATATGGAAGCACGGAATTTTCATTACATAGGAAAAGACAGTGATTGGATTACAGTGAGGTCAGTCATAGGAACATCCCCAAATCAGATTGCTGTGAGCCCAGGTAAATTGGTTCGGGAATGGGAGGAAAATGGAAGGAAATATTTTGAATACGAACAAGAGGCACCTTCAGTACATTTTACTTCATTCTTGTCTGCGGCCTATCAAGTAGAAAGACAACGATGGAACGATGTGGCTATAGAAGTATATTACGTGCCTGGACACGAGTACAATATTCCGAATTTTATCAGTTCCATGACCCAGTCCCTGGATTACTATACCACTCACTTTGGTCCTTATGAGCACAGTCAATTGAGGATTGTAGAGTTTCCGAGATATGCAGGTTTTGCACAATCCTTTCCGGGTACCATGCCCTACAGTGAGCGTATCGGTTTTATTACAGATCTTCGAAAGGTTACCGAGGATGATATCGACTTGGTATTTTATGTGACTGCCCATGAGACGGCCCATCAGTATTGGGCTCATCAGGTGATTGCTGCCAACATGCGAGGTGCTGAATTGCTCATGGAGGCGATTACGCAGTATTCAGCCTTGATGGTCATGGAAAAAGCGTATGAAAGGGATAAAATGAGAAAATTCCTGAAATATGAAATGGATGGTTACTTGAGAGGAAGAGGAAGTGAATTTGTGGCTGAACGGCCTTTGGTAGAGACCGAGCGGCAAGGATATATTCACTATGAAAAAGGCTCCGTAGCCATGTATTACCTCAAAGAAATGATTGGAGAAGACCAAGTCAACGCTGCGCTTCGACAGCTTATTGAGGAGTTTAAGCACCGAAAGCCACCTTATCCTACTTCCATGGATGCGGTAAGGGCCTTTAGAGCGCATACTCCTGACAGCTTGCAGTATGTGATTGATGATTTATTTCTCAATATCACTTTGTTTTCCAATCGGGTAGTGGATGCAACATACGCTCAGGAAGGAGAGGAGTACATTGTAACGTTTACGACCGAATCCAAGAAGTTTAGATCGGATTCTCTAGGGAAAGAAACTGCTATCCCACTGGCAGACTTTATAGATGTGGGGGTTTTCGGATCTACAGAAAATAAAAACCTTTTAGGTGAGCCTTTAGTTTATCAACGACTGAAAGTCAATCAAGAGGAAAATACGTTTAAATTTAGAACCAAAGAAAAACCGCATTTGGTAGGGATTGACCCCTACAATTACTTAATCGATCGAGTGCCAGGAGACAATGTGAAAAAAGTAAGTCTCTCGGATTAA